The stretch of DNA CCGAGTCGGTGCTGGCGCGCGAGGCCGTGGAGACCAGCGAGCGCCGCCGCCGCATGGCGCTGGAGGCCGCTCAGATCGGCTCCTTCAATATCAATCTACTCACGCAGGAAGTCGTCACGAACGAGCGCTTCCGCCAGCTCATCGGCTTCACCGGTGACCAGTTGCGCTTCGAGGATGGCCTGGCCACCGTGCATCCGGACGATATCGGTCGCGTGGTCGAGGCGATCAATGCCGCCACGCGTCCCATCGATCCCGTGCCCTACGCCGCGGAGTATCGCGTGATCCACCCGGACGGCTCCGTCCATTGGATGGCCGCGCGCGGCGGCGTCACCTTCGGCGAGGGGCCGCAAGGTCGGCAGCCCGTCAGCTTCGACGGGACCATGGGCGACATCACCCAAAGAAAACTGTCCGAGGAGGAGCTGCAGTTCCAGCGCCATCTGCTGGAGCTGATCTTCCGCGAGTCCCCTGCCGAGATGGCACTGTGGAAGGGCGACGACCTGATCTTCGACCGGGTGAATCCGCTCTATCAGGCGCTCTTCGGGGATCGCCAGCTCATCGGGCTCCCCATCCTCGAGGCCATCCCGGAGCTGACGGGCCAGGGCTTCGACGACAAGCTGAGGAAGGTGATGCTCACCGGTACGCCCATCATCGGCCGCGAGGTGCTTGCCCGCATCGCCAGGGCGGACGGAGCCCCGCCCGAAGACCGCTACTTCGACTTCACCTACCTCCAGGTGCGGGACCCGGAGGGAAAGCCCTACGGCGTGTACGATCACTCCGTGGATGTGACCGACCGTGTGCGATCCCGCCAGGCGCTGGAGCGCAGCGAGGAGCAACTCCGCGCCGCACTCGCCGACCGGCAGTCGCTCCTCGATGCCGAGCGCGCCGCCCGTGGTGAAGCGGAGATCGCCGGGAGGATGAAGGATGAATTCCTCGCCACCCTTTCCCACGAGCTGCGCACGCCGCTGAATGCCATCGTCGGCTGGACCCAGCTCCTCCAGATGATGCCGGACCAGACTCGTCTCGCCGAGGGACTCGCCATCATCTCGCGCAATGCGAAGGCGCAGACGCAGATCATCGAGGACATCCTCGACATGAGCCGCATCGTCAGCGGCAAGCTGCGGCTGGACGTCCAGTCCATCGAGCTGGAGTCACTCGTGCGCGCCGGCGTGGAGACGGTGCAGCAGGCCGCGGATGCGAAGGGCGTGCGCCTTCAGGTGATCGTCGATCCCGCCGCCCATGCGATGTTCGGCGATCCGCACCGCCTGCACCAGGTCTTCTGGAACCTGTTGTCGAATGCGGTGAAATTCACGCCGAAGGAAGGACGCATCCAGGTCACGCTCAAGCGCATCAACAGCCACGTAGAAGTCAGCGTGATGGACACCGGCGCGGGCATCGAGCCCGCCTTCCTCCCCCATGTCTTCGACCGCTTCCGCCAAGCAGACGCCAGCATTACCCGCCACTATGGCGGCCTGGGTCTTGGTCTCGCCATCGTGAAGCAGATCGTGGAACTCCACGGCGGCTCCGTGAAGGCTTACAGCCCCGGGAAAGGCGAAGGCTCCACCTTCACCGTCAGCCTTCCCGTGGCCATCCATCACCCCGCCAGTATTCATGCGGACACCACGCGTGTACACCCGAGGACCACGGCAGAGGATGGACCGCCGACGCCGCTCATTCCAGGCCAGCTCGACGGCATCTCCATCGTCGCGCTGGATGACGAAGTGGACGCCGTCACCTTCGTCGAGCGCCTGCTGGTCGGCTGCGGAGCCACCGTCCACACCGCCACCTCCACCGCGCAAGCGTATGAACTGGTGAAGCGTCACTTGCCCGACGTCATCGTCAGCGACATCGGCATGCCCGGCGAAGACGGCTACTCCTTCATGCGCCGCGTCCGCGAACTACCGCCTGCCGAAGGAGGCCGGGCACGCGCCCTCGCCGTCACCGCCTACGCCCGCAGCATCGACCGCGTCCGCGCGCTCGAGTCCGGCTTCCAGATGCACATCGCCAAGCCCGTCGATCCCGCCGAACTCATCGCCAGCGTCGCCGCCCTTGCCGCGAAGGTGTGACTTTCAGCCATGGCGGTGCCGGTCATTGGACTGGCACGAATGCTCCCCGTAACGCGGCCTTCATCAGGTGCCATGGCAACAAATGCCATGACACCCGGTGAATGATAGGAGTCAGGCCGAAGGAGCTTCCGACCACGCCTCACGGATCGTCGCCAAAGCGGTCTGCGCCGCCGCAGGATTCGCCAGCGGCGCGTCTTCCGCCAACTCACTCGCGACGATCTCCGGCAGCTCAGACGTGAGAAGCGTCACCGTGGGCGCACATGCCCGCAGCCCGTCTTCCGCGAGGCGGGCACATTCCACGTGCGAGGCGGAAAGACCCAATGTGAGCAGCATCCCGTAGCTGGTGGCCGCCGTGGTTTGCGCAACGATGTCGTCCCGCACCATGCGCGATACCGGATGCTCGCGCATCTTTCCATAGAGTCCGGCCAACACTCCCGTGGCAGTCATCACGCCCTCCTTGATCGCGCCACCGAGGGCTCCGCCTTCGTCCTTCGAGATGGCCTTCAGGCGTTCCAGCCTGGACTCGCTCTGCACCGCGATTCGCTCCAACAAGGCGGCCAATCTTGAATGCCTCTTCACACGATCGTCTTCAAGCTGGCCGCGGATCGCCTTGGAGACATCGGCCTCGAGACCGATCATGTCATTCACATACTGCTTCAGATTGCTGGCGTGGGTATCACTCATGGTCCCACCTCCTCGCAACCCGCGTGCCTGTCGTCCGGCAGGGCATCCCCGAGACCTCTTTCTCCGCAGGGACAACATCTCAGTGCAGCAACACATTCGAACTCCCTGACAGGGGCCATGCATAAAGCGCCGAACGAATGGGAACCGTTGCAACTTCCAAAGCTTGGCTCATTCCGTCGAGCTTCCCAACGGAAACCGGTCGCCTCTCCCTTTGAATCAACTCTACGACTTCTGTCTTAAAATCGCCTGCAAAGGCTCAAGTTGCTTCGTCTGGAAACTCAACCGACTTCAAGGCGATGGCCAATCTCCGATCGAGCCCAACAAAAGCGGCCGGAACCCATGGGGTCCGGCCGGTCGGGCAGGTCTTGATGAAAGGTGCGGGTGTCCGGCGTCAGCCTTGCACCACGACGACCCGGACGAAGAGCTCCGGGAGGACTTCGCTGGGAGTTGCGGTGACGTGGCAGACACCGCCACTGATGCGGGACCTGAAACTGACGGTGGGGCCGCCGGTTGGCCCTGCGCCGTCGGGATACCAGTCAATGAGGTCCTGCGACCACTCGTAGGAGCCTAACAGATCGGCAGGCGGGTATTCATTCATCGGATGACTGAAGGTGAAGGTACCTCCACTTGCGGCAATGCCGGACAGGCTCGGGCCGGGCTGGTTCGGGTGGGTGCCGAACCACGCTTCGAGGCCGTTCGTCAGGTTGTCGGAGTCCGGGTCCAGCAGGAAGCCTTGGGCCGATGGAGGCAGGCCGAAGGCGGGATCTGACATGTAGGACGCGAAGTCACTCCCGCGGATCGTCCCCTGCTTCGTGAGGCGGACGGCGTCGTAATTCGTCTGCACTCCGTAGCCGCGCAGCCGGATCTCGAGTGGCTGGCCGAGCTGCGGATGACTTTCGCCCGTGGTGAATGCGGCGAGGACATCCTTCCACCGTCCGGCAGCAGGTGCGCTGCCGGTGCCGCCGCGATTCGCGCTGTAGTCAGAAGCCAGCAGGCTGCCACCGGCCCAGAGCTCAATGCCGTAGCCCGGGTAGGTGGGATACGGTCCCGCAGCCAGATCCGCGCGCCACCCGGTCGCCACGGCGAGGGAGTAGGTCGTGCCGGCCTGTAGCGTCTCGGCGAGCGTCTGGCGGATGCTGTCACCACCGTTTGCATAGGCGTAGATGTCACCATCCGGCATGGGGTCGCTGTATTGGCCCGCACCAATCCAGCCGTAGCCGGCACCGGTGCCGACCTTCGTCCACGAGGCGAGCGCGGATGCCGTGCTGATGCCCGGGCCCGGGATGCCGCCGGGCACCCAGCCGCCGAGCGCGCGTGCGCCTTCGAAGCCCGGTTCGGTGATGTGGATCGACGTCCTCTCATGCGTGGAGAAGCTCCACGTCGCCTTGTCCGCAATGCCGCCGAATGCCTCGCCAGAGGCCCCGGTGATCGCACCGCCATCAACCAGCACGTGATAGGTCTGCTCGTCCGCCAGATCAGCCGTGGGATCGATCACCAGGGTGCTGCCGGTGAACCGGAGCCTCGCCGAAGACGTGACGTCGAAGGCCTCCACCTC from Luteolibacter flavescens encodes:
- a CDS encoding PAS domain-containing protein → MPSEAPSPGHDRPETASTSGDAGTLDFLNRLTNSILGISDPEQIIAISQRMLGEHMDVSRVLVGEAMEDGERVNVHHTWAKPGMPDAKGIHLLRDYGEELAKDYRAGRMHIRRDAAQENPPGPELDALRTIGAVAAIDVPVLIEGVFRVLVVVHQDTPRDWTDGEISLVRQVADRTAAEVRRARALEELRESEVHFRQMADSMPQIVWAADSQGIPYWFNRRWHDYTGLPEGHLTAREWHGAFVAEDLPPMLRAWDEAQKKGQPSSVEVRLLRATDGAIRWHLARANPVPGSDGKVVRWFGTLTDIHDQKLAAEAERESEFEAATALRMASLGRVDWDLKTHQVEMDARVREFFGFAPEEKVTVQDIFQRIDPADRARVEGAAGASAEHGTLLEIEYGVIAPGKERRLISSISQVAAGADGKPARVYGVLGDVTARRRAEAEREAFVRAIETEKANLAAIIERAPAFICVLRGPDHVLEMANEKYSELIGRPATPGKPIREILPEVEGQGFFKMLDSVYLTGESIGGTEVPAVLGPDDSSRRTRYISFNYQALLDPDKKPTGVFVHGVDVTESVLAREAVETSERRRRMALEAAQIGSFNINLLTQEVVTNERFRQLIGFTGDQLRFEDGLATVHPDDIGRVVEAINAATRPIDPVPYAAEYRVIHPDGSVHWMAARGGVTFGEGPQGRQPVSFDGTMGDITQRKLSEEELQFQRHLLELIFRESPAEMALWKGDDLIFDRVNPLYQALFGDRQLIGLPILEAIPELTGQGFDDKLRKVMLTGTPIIGREVLARIARADGAPPEDRYFDFTYLQVRDPEGKPYGVYDHSVDVTDRVRSRQALERSEEQLRAALADRQSLLDAERAARGEAEIAGRMKDEFLATLSHELRTPLNAIVGWTQLLQMMPDQTRLAEGLAIISRNAKAQTQIIEDILDMSRIVSGKLRLDVQSIELESLVRAGVETVQQAADAKGVRLQVIVDPAAHAMFGDPHRLHQVFWNLLSNAVKFTPKEGRIQVTLKRINSHVEVSVMDTGAGIEPAFLPHVFDRFRQADASITRHYGGLGLGLAIVKQIVELHGGSVKAYSPGKGEGSTFTVSLPVAIHHPASIHADTTRVHPRTTAEDGPPTPLIPGQLDGISIVALDDEVDAVTFVERLLVGCGATVHTATSTAQAYELVKRHLPDVIVSDIGMPGEDGYSFMRRVRELPPAEGGRARALAVTAYARSIDRVRALESGFQMHIAKPVDPAELIASVAALAAKV